AACAGGAAAAGTATTAACTAGCACGTGATGACTACGAATTGATATCTAACGTGTAGGGGGGGTCACGGCGGACGATGTAACATGCAAAGAGGGGAgagtggaggaggaagcctCCTGCATGCTTGAGCCGACTTGGGGTAATGGTGGTCTACCTCTGAAAGGGCAAAGCGGAAAAACGGGGGGAGTAGAGAGAAAAGGAACGAACGGATGTACACGCGTTAAGTTTTGCCTCACTGCATTTCGTTGCTCGGCGTTTCGCCGTTCAGCGATTAGTTGCTAGGCGTTTCGCCGTTCAGCTATTAGTTGCTTTGCTTTTCGCCGTTCAGCGATTAGTTGCTTCGCTTTTCGCCGCTCAGCGATTAGTTTCTTTGCGTTTCGCCGCTCGGCGATTAGTTGCTTCGCTTTTCGCCGTTCAGCTATTAGTTGCTTCGCTTTTCGCCGCTCAGCTATTAGTTGCTTTGCctcgcttttttcttttcgctcCTTCGTTGCGCCTCTTCACCGCAAGTAGGAATACGTGGGTACGCGATATGGGGGCGAGAAGAACCCCATGTGAAGCGGCACTTGTTGGCGCAGTGCCAAATGGTTTTTCTATGCATGAATACTTTTGCGTGACACCGCATGCAGGATCTGATTTCTGGTACCCTCTGCGCATGCAGGAGGTACGCACCTGTGCCTATAGGCATCGCCCCGTCGTGTACGCAAAGTGCATGCACGCGTTGGTGTAAGGTTATCGGCCCCACGAGCCGCCCAGCGAAAAGAACCCACAAAGGTGAGCGGGAAAAGGTgagcggaaaaaaggggggcgcaAAGGGAGGCTAAAAGGGAGgcgcaaaaatggcacatgCGAAAAGGCGATCCTTATCTactttaaaaatggcataccGCGGGGACGAGCAAAAGGGTCTTCTCTTCTCGCACCCTGGAGGAGCTGTGAATTGataaagggtaaaaaaaagaaaaaaaaggcacacaaaaaagggaataaaaaaggaacaaaaggggaacataaaaggaacaaaaggggaacataaaaggaacaaaaaaggaacaaaaagggaacaaaaaaggccTCCCTCAAATCATCAGCATTTCACACCGCTCGAGTACGCGACAACTCCTTTCAATGACGATGTGCaggggaaaatatgaacCCCCCCAACTGCGTAGtgtttcttttaattttttttttttcccccctcgaAGGAGTTATTCTGCTTTGGAAGGAGGGGATTCGCCACACGCAAGCGaccacatgtacatatgcatctGCATGCACGCGGGAGCACCTTTATTCctgtgggaaaaaattacactgCTGCTCATCAGTGATGAACAGTTTACAAAGCagtgtgtggggggtggGCAGCTGAACGAGTAGGTCGCTGTTATCCTAACGACGAGGTGTTACAACTCGTGTACTTTTAACGCAAACAAGCGCTAACCGCTTCACCTTCGGAGGTGTTCCCAATTCGACTGCTGCCATCCATCATGCATGACTGCCGTCACCCAATTCTATGCCAGCCGTTCGCAGTTCGAACGGAAGGGATGAAGAACGAATAGGTACCCTAAGGAGTAACCCACTCGTCCGTCCCACAGAAAAGGAGCAACCCCATCGGAACGTCGAACTGAGaagcgcaaaaaataaaaataaaaataaaaaaagaaataaaataaataaacaaattgacAGACGAACAACATTATTAACGTGAACAATTGGTGGCCAACTCTTCTTGATTAGGAAGGCAATCGAAAAGGGTGCTTTCATCAAAGtgtgatcattttttttttcttcctttttttgtgtggagaaataatcaaataaaaaaaatgcctccCCTCAGCAATACACCTTAAAGTATTGCTTCTTTCAAAATTTGTAAATCGCCTTCTCAATTTTATAACCGCGTGTGcacgaagaagaggaaggggaagaggaaggggaagaggaaggagaagacgaaggggaagacgaagaaggggaagacgaagaaggggaagacgaaGGGGGAGACGAAGAAGGGGCTGGTCGCCTCCCTTGGAGATGGTCCCTTCTAATAGAGTGGATGGTTCCTTCCACGCGGGGTTATCACCCTGTTGGTTAAACGTCTCCtatttccctccccccttttcctGCAAATGAGTACGAAGCTGTGCGTACATGCTGACCCTCTTTTGCgcaatttgggaaaaaaaaaaaaaaaatttgtgaagCATGTCTATTAGGGAACTCCTAGCGAGGTACCTCCCCGTGGTGACTTTTCCCATCCGGCTCTTTCCGTTCTCCCATCTTTGCAGAATACATGCAAATCGGCTCATAACTCTGTTCCTCATGACTATGTTATGGCCCTCCGAACTGCGTTCCTCCGTGTGGGTCATTCATTCGCCAACATCGCGTCGCCTCCACCCGACATGACCCGGTGGGGAGCATTTGGATTGTCCCATTTGATGCTCCGccttaaaaggaaataaGCTGACAGAAAGGGTTACCTACCCCCATTGGGGTGGACCCACGAATTGATGCGCTAATGCCATGTACTGCAGCTACCACCTATGGTTGCTACGACCTATGGTTGATGCCACCTATGGTTGCTACCACCCGTGGCACCCTTTTGTTGTGGCCGCCCCCCCCTTACCGCGTTTGTTCTGGTgttaaaaaggggtgcaTGGATGTCCCTCGGCTGGGAGTTAAGGAGGAGAGGTAATACGACAGAGCAGGCACAGTGGATTACCTTAGCAAAAGGGCTACCTCCACAGAGGGTCACTCACACAATGGGTTGCCTGTGCAATGCCCCACTTACGCGCACGCACCTCCCCCTCATGCAGTGGCCATGTCCACACTGAGGAGGGCGGCTTCGCCAACGGAAAGCCCCTCCCGTGCCGTTGCGtcaaaattaaggaaaagATCGTTCAGGTGATAACTGGCCAGTTCGGTCAAAAGCGTCTTTCTTTTATTACCCACTTCGGTCGCGCGTCCCCTTGGCCATgggtttatatatttttttatttttctattattctatttatttatttttctatttgtttatttttgttttttttctcatctcAGCTACCTTTCCATTCTGTTGCGTTTCCTTTCACCTGGGAAGAACCGGCGATTTAAAATCGTTCACAGGGGAGCCATTACGAGCAATGGGCCCTCCCCAAGTGCCAAAAAAGAAGTCACTTCAAATGACTGTCAAAcgtgcaaataaaaaagcgcctttttttttctcccccctgtgGGTGTTTACCTCTCCCGTGCGTGTGTAAGTTTTGTGCGCCTTGTTTGCCTTGTTTGCCTTGTTTGCCTTGTGCGCCTTGTGGTTCTTTGACGCAGTTGAGAACTGGAAGGAGGGCTATGCCGATTAGCTCGTTTCGGGAATATCCCTGCGCGTTTGCCTGTAAGTTTTTCCACTTGAATTCTCGCGTTTGCACCTGTGTTTTGATGCCCCCTACGTGTTTGGCCGCGTCCCCAAACAGATGACAGCCTCCGTGCAACCCTACACAGTTTGCGAGCACtcacataaaattaaaaggggaagaaaaaaaagaaaaagaaaaagaaaaagaaatgcctCACATAGAATTGCGTAAGATGGGTGGACACACCTATCACTTCCACTTTGTTAACCCTGCTCGTTCAAAAATTTTGCGGCCCTATCTCTTAACTTCCAAATCACGACGCATGCCATAGTGACTTGGGCCGCTTAGCTGACGTTAGTTCACTTTGCTTTACGCTTTTTCTCACTCGTAAAATCTTCGCGTACACGAGGTGATATAATACGTGCCGCAGGACGCTCTCAACAGGTGNNNNNNNNNNNNNNNNNNNNNNNNNNNNNNNNNNNNNNNNNNNNNNNNNNNNNNNNNNNNNNNNNNNNNNNNNNNNNNNNNNNNNNNNNNNNNNNNNNNNNNNNNNNNNNNNNNNNNNNNNNNNNNNNNNNNNNNNNNNNNNNNNNNNNNNNNNNNNNNNNNNNNNNNNNNNNNNNNNNNNNNNNNNNNNNNNNNNNNNNNNNNNNNNNNNNNNNNNNNNNNNNNNNNNNNNNNNNNNNNNNNNNNNNNNTAATATAAGCAAACATCACAAGTTCTTAACATCCCATTTCGTTTTCTCACGACAGCAGGAGAGGCGCCAAAGCGTACGTTTTCGTTTGAGAGTATAGCATCCCATTGGATATTCCTCAATCAATCACGTGGTTGTACTTGGCCGCCACTTGCGCGCTGCTGTGTGCTGCTTGTTATTGCTTATGTTTGGTCGTTATCGTCAGTGGAATCTCGCGTGTAGGTGGCTTTCCGTAACACATTTCACCGTGTAGGGTTATGAGTATTTTTGCCCGAACGTAGTCGACTGAGTTGCGCCCCCATTTGACGTGCCTACGACCTACATTTGACGTGCCTTCGACCTACATTTGACGTGCCCTCGACCTACATTTGACGTGCCTTCGACCTACATTCCACTTACATTCGACCCACATTCGAACCACATTCGAGCCGCGTTCGAAGCACGTTTGCCTGGCGATTTCCTAGCGATTTCCTAGCGATTTCCGAGTTATTCCCTCGCGTTTGTCCCTCCGACTCGCCGCCAATTCCCCGCCAATTCCCCGCCGTGCCGCCCCAATGGCCGACCAGAGCCCTGACCAGAAGGTGGAGGAAACGCTGAAGGGGGCAGACATCAAGCTGCTTCTCATTGACTTCGACGGCACACTCTTCGTAGACAAGGACATAAAGGTGCCGAGCGAAAACATCGAAGCGATAAAGGAAGCAATCGAAAGGGGATACATGGTTAGTATATGTACAGGGAGATCCAAAGTAGGAATATTAAGTGCAtttggagaagaaaatttaaaaaaaatgaatttctaTGGTATGCCTGGAGTGTACATTAACGGAACGATCGTTTATGATCAAATTGGATACACTCTCCTGGACGAAACGATAGAGACTGATGTGTATGCAGAGTTAATTAACTACCTAGTGGAAAAGAATTTAGTTAATCAAACCATTTTCCATCGAGGAGAGTCAAATTATGTCACGGAGGACAACAAGTATGCAgactttttgcaaaaaatgtacagCGAAAATAGGAGCATCATAATTAGGCACAATGAAATGCTCAAATATCGAACCATGAATAAATTAATGATTGTATTGGATCCTTCAGAATCTAAAAAGGTCATTTCGAACCTCAAACAGAAGTTCAAAGATAAGCTAACCATTTTTACGACCTATAATGGACACGCGGAGGTTACTAAGTTAGGTCATGATAAATTTACTGGGATTAATTACCTTTTAAAACACTACAATATATCGAATGACCAGGTGTTAGTTGTGGGGGATGCTGAAAATGACATCGCTATGCTCTCCAACTTCAAGTACTCCTTTGCCGTTGCCAATGCTACTGATTCGGCCAAATCCCACGCCAAGTGTGTGCTCCCCCTTTCGCACAAGGAGGGTGCCGTGGCCTATTTACTCAAGAAGGTTttcaatttgaagaagtGACCACCCTGCGCTTTCTCTTTGTGTGAGCGGCAGCCCCACCACGCGcacgcacatacatacatacgtacatacacacacgcacacacgcacacatacgtacatacacgcacatacacacgcacacatacatgcacCCCCCACGCACGCTCGCACAAACCTGCAGAGGAGGGTCCACTCAATTTCTGCCCGCTGTCGTGTACCTCTCTACACCTGCGCAGCCGCcttgacagaaaaaaaaaaaaaaaaatttgttcccaAGCCCTTTTCCCCCAACAGATGTTACTACCCAAAAATTGTGgcgaaataaaattttaagtgatttttctccatgttcatttttttcaccgtGCGCTTCGCTAGTGGAACTCATTTAGTTATCCGTCGGATGTGTTTCTGGGTGTCCCTGCGGCgcttactttatttttttaccgctGCTGCGTTGCTGCCGCGCTGCTGCTGCGCTGCTGTTGCGTTGCTGCTTCGTTgcttttgcccatttttttacccctaATTCAACCTCACGGGATTCCCCGCACACATACGCGGGTTCCCCGTCCCGGCGTCTCCTCGGAGTGCCCCCCACTGTTACGTTCCAAGCGCTGTAAGAAGCTCACGTCAAACTACACGTGTACGTACGGAGGTGCGTAAGTATAGTATCTTCGCCAATTCCAGGGAGAAGCAGAATTTATCACCGCGTGGGTGCAGCGCGAAGTGGGATAAACACGCACAGTTGGTTCCCCCAAAAGGGGGTCCATAAATGGGAAACTTGATTTGAGGAACGTGCTGGGTTAGCTGCGCGCacggaaaaagggaaaaaaaagggaaaaaaaagaaaaaaaaaaaaagggaaaaaaaaggaaaaaaaaaagaaaaaaaaaagaaaaaaaatgggaaaaaaaaaagaacaaaaaaagaacaaaaaaagaacaaaaaaaacaaaaggaacgaGACGGGTGCTACGCGAAAGGGCGTTAACTGGAAAGCTGCATCGTTATGCAGTAAGGGAAGGGGACTGTTCACTACTCTTCGACTAACGTCACCCACTTTTCGCAGTTCTTCACGGAAAGGGAGGAgggagggaaggaaaaatgggaaaaaaaagggacaacataataatgtgataaaaaaggcacaacACAATAACGTgataaaaatgggacaaTAAGGGgtgaacatttttgcaaagtggCGCAACGAGGAGCGCGGAGGCTTACCTGCAAGTTCGGAAGGGGATGCTTCTCGGGGTCGCGGTCGGAGTCGCTGCGTGGGGGTGAGGAGGTGGTCATAAGGGGGTCGCCGTGGTGATCTCAAAGGGAGCCACCGTGGTGGTCTCAAAAGGGGCCACCGCGATCATCTCAAAAGGGGCCACCGCGATCATCTCAAAAGGGGCCACCGCGATCATCTCAAACGGAGACGCAAGAAAGGCTTCCATATTGGTCTCGCTCCTCATGACGTACCCAATCCATCGGCTGAGCGAACGAAGGACGTgattaaatataatgtacCTCTCGGGGGAGTCGAAGTCATTTTCGATGGCTTGAAAAATAACTGCAATGGGATAATCAATAAGGTTATGACTCCTTATGAAGtcgataatttttatgtatctaTTTGCGGATAGGAATAGATGAAGAACCATTTCGTATTCCCCTAGTCGTAAGGACATGTCTAGACAAAGGTGATACGCCCATGGGTGCTGAGTTAACTTCCAGTAGTGAAACAACCGCTTGGTCACTTCGATCGAATCAGCTATCACGTAAAATTGCAGCAACTGACGTAGACAGTTGTCCTGCTCGTAAAAGATACATATGTCGAAGAGAAAGGTTTGGAGAATCCTGTTCGGAATTATATTCAGCATGAGGAGGGACTTCATGTACTCCAGCACGTAGAGGAGGAACATGGGCAAGCTGTGCAGCTCGGAGTAGCTGAGCGTTAGTTTGTACTCCTCCGCGGGGTTGGCGCTTTGCTCTGTCGCGGCGGGGGTGCTGTTTGTCCCTGTCACAGGGGGGGTACTGCTTGCCTCTAACGCAGCGGGGGTGCTGTTTGTCCCTGTCACAGGGGGGGTACTGCTTGCCCCTAACGCAGCGGGGGTACTGCTTGCCCCCTTGGGGGAGCTCCTCCTTATTCTGTACTTGAGCATGTACCTATCGCCACGATCGTCCCGTCCACCGGTGCCCCTTCTCCTCTCCCGCTTGGCCTTCTCCATTTGGCGAAAGTTAAGGGAAAAGTTGAATAGAGTCTCCTTTTTATCCagtccatattttttaatcataaaGGAATGAAACACATCCGTGACGATATCCCTCTCTGTGATGAGAGTCTTGTtccccaaatttttaataatatcatCTACAGgttgaataattttatggTTAGCTCTCCTCACAGAGGAGGTacttcttttctttgcaGACTGTTCTATCAGCTTTCGGTAATTtacattaattatatttacgaTGGTGAGGTAGTCGTCTATCTGAATGTCGTTTTCTAGTGATAGGAAAAACATTTCCgtgattctttttttgcagttGGGTCTGCGCAGGAGCACGTCCACGGAGGTGTtctggggggggagcggtgaGAGAGCGGTGAGAGAGCGGCGAGAGAGCGGTGAGAGAGCGGCGAGAGAGCGGTGATGTGAACAGGTGCGAGATTGGCGGGGGAGCGGCGAAAAGGGGGCGGAAAAGCACCCCTCCCGTGGTGAGGGCGCGGCTCTTACCAAGTTGGCGAAGTGCTGGCAAATCTGCAGCATGAACAGGTCGTAGTCCACGCGGATCTTGTACACATTTCCGTACTGGTTGTCAATCAACACATTAAAGGgatgaaaagaaatatgGCTTAGCACAAGCTCCGTCCTAAAGTGCTTCGGAGACGTCAGGTACTCAATATTAACGGTGTGGCTACTGCTTATATGCTCGGACAAGGAACTGATGaagctgcttttttttctcttctgaTATTTTATATCAAATAGGTATACCTTCTCATTAGTATAATTAAAGAcaccaaaaatattatccaaCGAAAAGGTCTCCAACATGCCGTTGCAAAACAGATCGAGTACATAGTCGAAGCATAAAGAGGATGATAAGCATCGGAAGGAGattctcccattttggtaATCCTTATGTATACAGTATGTTTCATCATAAAGGGTAATAATTTCTATGTCGTTTTTGTTGATTGGGTCTGTCTTGGGGATATTCAGTTCCACCTTTTGCAACTTGATCGCATTGCTGTTGTTTAGTAGGTAGGGGAAGATGGCGTGTGTTTTGTGTGTGCTGGAGAGGAGGGCGATGTAGGAGCTGCTTTCGTCGTACCAGCACTGCTCACTCTTTATTACGTGTTTCTTCAGTGGCGTAATCGTTAAGTTGTCGAAGGACAGGTGGAAAATCTCAACTCCGTGGTCGGTCACTACGGCGAAGTCGGCCGAAGCGTCGGGCGCGGTGGAGCCCGCAGACAGGGCAGACGCGGCAGACGCGGCAGTCACGGCAGACGCGGAAGAGGACGCGCCCGTGCCGGATTCTCCCGCCACCAGCCCGCGCCCGGGTAGCCAAAAGGTAGCCAAAATTCTACACTCACTCAGCTTGTTTATGCACACActcaaatatatattatggtTATTCAGAATATCAGAAATCTGGATCTTGTTAGGGTTCGTCGAGTGGTAGAGAAAGAAGGTAGTGTTTGGAGCGAAGGTTATGTGTTCACACATTTCAGAGTCGAATTTGACGTATACAGCTTGGTAgttctccttcattttctttatgtCCGTTACGAGGAGAGCTTTCGCGGCGACGTTTTGGTGTATGATCAGGTCGTTCATTTTGTCGTAGAAGACGCGGTCGTTGCTGGAAACCTGCGCAGAGAGGGAGGGGAGGGAGAAACAGGTGGCAGGTGGGAAGCGGCGGTGTGGTTAAAGCGATGGTCCATGTGCAGCAGCGCGATGAAACAACTGGCTCTTCCCGATGAGTAGACCCAACGCCGAGAGCACAAGCTGGACGCGCGCCTCCACCACTTAGCCAAGCTTCTGTTCCTCCTCATTGCGCCTCTTACCTCCCACTGGTACACCGGCTCCGATATGTGCGCCGGAGAGTACGCCGAAATGGTCGCGTTCCGTTTGGTCTTCCTAGCAATCCTCCTACTGGGCTGATTCGAGTCCTGCTTAACGAGCTCATCATTCGTGTGTTTCTCTTTACATTTATCCTTGTCCGGGGAAGCAGCGGCTTCGCCCCCCGTGGGACTCTCCCCCTGGTGATCCATAGTCCTTCAAATCGTCACTGCGCAATTTGATTAAGCGATTCGGGCGATTAAAGCGATTAAGGCGATTAGGGCGGTTAGACCATCTCCCCCCCTCTTCGGGGATCCTCACAGTCTGAGCAATCCGATCGGGTTGGAACAATGGCCGAGCGATCGCcagcacaatttttttattttatcttattattttatctcattattttatcttattattttattttattttattttattttttttttcgctcgaGGTGAGACTCGTTTTAACGTTCACTTTAGGCAGCACTCCgctttgcccttttttttttgttacggCTTCTTCTGATGGGTCAgtgtggaaatttttttcggcTACACTGGGTCAGCGCGGGGGGTTAGCCCCTGCAGTCGGTCCGTTTAGTTTTGTTCGgtttgcttccccttcacagcgcttttttttttttttttttttttttttttgcgcacctGAAGATCACGCTCCACGTCCTCCCTCGGCGAGTTaaactttaaaaaagggtCAGCATTTGTAGGAGGTCCCAAatcgtttcgtttttatgGAGCAACAAGTGTGAGCGTTTGGTCGAAGAGGGTAGAGGCCGACTCACAGCAGGTGAAGCGGAAAAATCGGGACGGTTAGAAGTTGTGGTGAGGCAGTGGAATAGCCGAAGTCAAAGTCGA
This genomic stretch from Plasmodium cynomolgi strain B DNA, chromosome 14, whole genome shotgun sequence harbors:
- a CDS encoding hydrolase (putative); translation: MADQSPDQKVEETLKGADIKLLLIDFDGTLFVDKDIKVPSENIEAIKEAIERGYMVSICTGRSKVGILSAFGEENLKKMNFYGMPGVYINGTIVYDQIGYTLLDETIETDVYAELINYLVEKNLVNQTIFHRGESNYVTEDNKYADFLQKMYSENRSIIIRHNEMLKYRTMNKLMIVLDPSESKKVISNLKQKFKDKLTIFTTYNGHAEVTKLGHDKFTGINYLLKHYNISNDQVLVVGDAENDIAMLSNFKYSFAVANATDSAKSHAKCVLPLSHKEGAVAYLLKKVFNLKK
- a CDS encoding hypothetical protein (putative): MDHQGESPTGGEAAASPDKDKCKEKHTNDELVKQDSNQPSRRIARKTKRNATISAYSPAHISEPVYQWEVSSNDRVFYDKMNDLIIHQNVAAKALLVTDIKKMKENYQAVYVKFDSEMCEHITFAPNTTFFLYHSTNPNKIQISDILNNHNIYLSVCINKLSECRILATFWLPGRGLVAGESGTGASSSASAVTAASAASALSAGSTAPDASADFAVVTDHGVEIFHLSFDNLTITPLKKHVIKSEQCWYDESSSYIALLSSTHKTHAIFPYLLNNSNAIKLQKVELNIPKTDPINKNDIEIITLYDETYCIHKDYQNGRISFRCLSSSLCFDYVLDLFCNGMLETFSLDNIFGVFNYTNEKVYLFDIKYQKRKKSSFISSLSEHISSSHTVNIEYLTSPKHFRTELVLSHISFHPFNVLIDNQYGNVYKIRVDYDLFMLQICQHFANLNTSVDVLLRRPNCKKRITEMFFLSLENDIQIDDYLTIVNIINVNYRKLIEQSAKKRSTSSVRRANHKIIQPVDDIIKNLGNKTLITERDIVTDVFHSFMIKKYGLDKKETLFNFSLNFRQMEKAKRERRRGTGGRDDRGDRYMLKYRIRRSSPKGASSTPAALGASSTPPVTGTNSTPAALEASSTPPVTGTNSTPAATEQSANPAEEYKLTLSYSELHSLPMFLLYVLEYMKSLLMLNIIPNRILQTFLFDICIFYEQDNCLRQLLQFYVIADSIEVTKRLFHYWKLTQHPWAYHLCLDMSLRLGEYEMVLHLFLSANRYIKIIDFIRSHNLIDYPIAVIFQAIENDFDSPERYIIFNHVLRSLSRWIGDSDRDPEKHPLPNLQNCEKWVTLVEE